In Streptomyces durocortorensis, a genomic segment contains:
- a CDS encoding amino acid ABC transporter permease, translating into MTTTRTRKPSLPAATALYDIPGPVARKRHLTYGLASTAVILGLFGWILYLLFDTGQFTEEKWRPFAYAGIQELLLRGLGNTLKAFAYAAVLSLALGAVLAVGRLSVHRPVRWISTVLVEFFRAMPVLVMIFFIFVALKVQALPALVAGLTLYNGSVLAEVFRTGINSVDRGQREAAYALGMRKTQVTTFVLAPQAVRAMLPTIISQLVVALKDTSLGYLITYEEFLHAGKLIASNLDYDLPFIPVVMVISPIYIGMCMLLSWFATWVARRQRRNLKTKAVEVAPAEPGTLLPGGQ; encoded by the coding sequence ATGACCACCACCCGTACCCGCAAGCCGTCGCTGCCCGCGGCCACCGCGCTCTACGACATCCCCGGCCCGGTGGCCCGCAAGCGGCACCTCACCTACGGGCTCGCCTCGACGGCGGTGATCCTCGGGCTGTTCGGCTGGATTCTCTATCTGCTCTTCGACACCGGCCAGTTCACCGAGGAGAAGTGGCGGCCCTTCGCATACGCGGGCATCCAGGAACTGCTGCTGCGCGGGCTCGGCAACACCCTCAAGGCCTTCGCGTACGCCGCGGTCCTCTCCCTCGCGCTGGGAGCGGTCCTCGCGGTCGGCCGGCTCTCCGTGCACCGGCCGGTCCGCTGGATCTCCACCGTGCTGGTCGAGTTCTTCCGGGCCATGCCGGTGCTGGTGATGATCTTCTTCATCTTCGTCGCGCTGAAGGTGCAGGCGCTGCCCGCCCTGGTCGCCGGGCTGACGCTCTACAACGGCTCCGTGCTCGCCGAGGTGTTCCGGACCGGGATCAACTCCGTGGACCGGGGCCAGCGCGAGGCCGCGTACGCCCTGGGAATGCGCAAGACGCAGGTCACGACCTTCGTCCTGGCCCCGCAGGCGGTACGCGCGATGCTGCCGACCATCATCAGTCAGCTGGTGGTCGCGCTCAAGGACACCTCACTGGGCTATCTGATCACCTACGAGGAATTCCTCCACGCCGGGAAGCTGATCGCGTCGAACCTCGACTACGATCTTCCTTTCATCCCCGTGGTGATGGTGATCTCTCCGATCTACATCGGGATGTGCATGCTGCTCTCGTGGTTCGCCACCTGGGTGGCCAGGAGGCAGCGGCGCAACCTCAAGACCAAAGCGGTCGAGGTGGCCCCGGCCGAACCAGGGACGCTGCTGCCGGGAGGGCAGTAG
- a CDS encoding amino acid ABC transporter permease, translating to MDVLTDNFSLYGEGFLGTVELTVYASALALVLGFLMASFRVAPVGSFRVFGTVWVTVLRNTPLTLLFFAVLLGLPRFGLVLPFQAFAVIALGCYTSAFICEVLRSGINTVPKGQGEAARSLGMNFGQTLSTVVLPQAFRSVIPPVGSTLIALAKNSAIAGAFSVTELLGTYKTLNELGYSIIWTFIWIAVGYLIITLTISALFNVMEKRWGVAR from the coding sequence ATGGATGTACTGACAGACAACTTCTCCCTCTACGGCGAGGGCTTCCTCGGCACCGTCGAACTGACCGTCTACGCCTCCGCGCTGGCGCTCGTCCTCGGCTTCCTGATGGCCTCCTTCCGGGTCGCGCCCGTCGGCTCCTTCCGGGTCTTCGGCACCGTCTGGGTCACCGTGCTCCGCAACACCCCGCTGACGCTGCTGTTCTTCGCGGTCCTGCTCGGTCTGCCCCGCTTCGGGCTCGTCCTGCCGTTCCAGGCCTTCGCGGTCATCGCGCTGGGCTGCTACACCTCGGCGTTCATCTGCGAGGTGCTGCGCTCCGGCATCAACACCGTGCCCAAGGGCCAGGGCGAGGCCGCCCGCAGCCTCGGCATGAACTTCGGCCAGACCCTGAGCACCGTGGTGCTGCCGCAGGCGTTCCGGTCGGTGATCCCGCCGGTCGGCTCGACCCTGATCGCGCTGGCCAAGAACTCCGCGATCGCCGGGGCGTTCAGCGTCACCGAGCTGCTCGGCACCTACAAGACGCTCAACGAGCTGGGCTACAGCATCATCTGGACCTTCATCTGGATCGCCGTCGGCTACCTGATCATCACCCTGACCATCAGTGCGCTGTTCAACGTGATGGAGAAGCGCTGGGGAGTCGCCCGATGA
- the ggt gene encoding gamma-glutamyltransferase → MRRSVGRNTSLLAVLAVLASVGAAAPAASAPSTAPHPAPPKSPVAVGYGGAVASVDRDASAAGIEVLRRGGNAVDAAVATAAALGVTEPYSAGIGGGGYFVHYDARKRAVQTIDGRETAPRSADASLFLENGKPIPFAEGMTSGLGVGTPGTPATWERALDAWGSKSLRTLLKPAERLARDGFVVDGTFRSQTAANRARFADFPASAKLFLPGGELPVVGSVFKNPDLARTYAKLGREGVGALYRGELADDIVRTVRKPPVDPDATRVVRPGDLTRKDLASYRTLLKDPTRVNYRGLDVYGMAPSSSGGTSVGEALNILESTDLSRADPTRYLHRLIEASRIAFADRGRWVGDPAFEDVPTRELLSQRFADARECLISDDKALTSPLAPGDPRNPERCGRGGAAVPTTYEGESTTHLTAADKWGNVVAYTLTIESTGGSGITVPGRGFLLNNELTDFSFAPADPAVHDPNLPGPGKRPRSSISPTIVLNHGKPVLALGTPGGATIITTVLQSLTGHLDRGLPLVDAIAAPRASQRNTATTDIEPDLWNSPVRTELERLGHAFKQTPEIGAATGVQRLPDGRWLAAAEKVRRGGGSAMVVHPGGRR, encoded by the coding sequence ATGCGCCGTTCCGTCGGCCGGAACACGTCCCTGTTGGCCGTCCTCGCCGTCCTCGCCTCGGTGGGGGCCGCCGCCCCGGCGGCCTCGGCGCCCTCCACCGCCCCGCACCCCGCGCCGCCCAAGTCCCCGGTGGCGGTGGGCTACGGGGGAGCGGTGGCGAGCGTTGACCGGGACGCGTCGGCCGCCGGGATCGAGGTCCTGCGCAGGGGCGGCAACGCGGTTGACGCGGCCGTCGCCACCGCGGCGGCCCTCGGGGTGACGGAACCGTACTCGGCGGGCATCGGCGGCGGTGGCTACTTCGTCCACTACGACGCCAGGAAGCGCGCCGTGCAGACCATCGACGGCCGCGAGACAGCCCCGCGCAGCGCGGACGCCTCCCTCTTCCTGGAGAACGGCAAGCCGATCCCGTTCGCGGAGGGGATGACCAGCGGCCTCGGCGTCGGCACCCCCGGCACCCCGGCCACCTGGGAACGGGCGCTGGACGCCTGGGGCAGCAAGTCCCTGCGTACGCTGCTGAAACCGGCCGAGCGCCTGGCGCGGGACGGGTTCGTGGTGGACGGAACCTTCCGCTCGCAGACTGCCGCCAACCGGGCCCGGTTCGCCGACTTCCCGGCCTCCGCGAAGCTGTTCCTCCCGGGCGGCGAACTCCCCGTCGTCGGCTCGGTGTTCAAGAACCCGGACCTGGCCCGTACGTACGCGAAGCTCGGCCGGGAAGGGGTCGGCGCGCTGTACCGGGGCGAGTTGGCCGACGACATCGTCCGTACCGTACGCAAGCCGCCGGTCGACCCGGACGCCACCCGGGTGGTGCGGCCCGGCGATCTGACCCGCAAGGACCTCGCTTCCTACCGGACCCTGCTCAAGGACCCGACCAGGGTGAACTACCGGGGCCTGGACGTCTACGGCATGGCCCCCTCCTCGTCCGGCGGCACCAGCGTGGGCGAGGCCCTCAACATCCTTGAGTCGACCGACCTTTCGCGGGCCGACCCCACCCGGTATCTGCATCGGCTCATCGAGGCGAGCCGGATCGCCTTCGCTGACCGGGGCCGCTGGGTGGGTGACCCGGCGTTCGAGGACGTCCCCACGAGGGAGCTGCTGAGCCAGCGCTTCGCGGACGCCCGGGAGTGCCTGATCAGCGACGACAAGGCGCTGACCAGCCCGCTGGCGCCGGGCGACCCGCGGAACCCCGAACGGTGCGGCAGGGGTGGCGCGGCCGTTCCGACGACGTACGAGGGGGAGAGCACCACCCACCTGACGGCCGCCGACAAGTGGGGCAACGTCGTCGCCTACACCCTCACGATCGAGTCCACCGGCGGCAGCGGCATCACGGTGCCCGGCCGCGGCTTCCTGCTCAACAACGAACTCACCGACTTCTCCTTCGCCCCCGCCGACCCGGCTGTGCACGACCCGAACCTGCCGGGACCCGGCAAGCGCCCGCGCTCGTCGATCTCGCCGACGATCGTGCTGAATCACGGCAAGCCGGTCCTCGCCCTCGGCACACCGGGCGGGGCCACGATCATCACGACCGTCCTCCAGTCGCTCACCGGACACCTGGACCGGGGGCTCCCGCTGGTCGACGCGATCGCCGCGCCGCGCGCCAGCCAGCGCAACACGGCGACGACGGACATCGAGCCGGACCTGTGGAACAGCCCGGTCCGCACGGAGCTGGAGAGGCTCGGCCACGCCTTCAAGCAGACCCCGGAGATCGGGGCCGCCACCGGCGTGCAGCGGCTGCCCGACGGCCGATGGCTCGCGGCGGCGGAAAAGGTGCGCCGGGGCGGCGGCTCGGCCATGGTGGTGCATCCGGGCGGCAGGCGCTGA
- a CDS encoding L,D-transpeptidase, protein MSSARPSRSARPAHPSRSARLSRSARPGIRRTVLAGPAALLAAALTGCYAGGSTSAGADPDVAPDTSISVNLKGKAAAPGQPVKVTLAHGKLKSVAVTAGESGALAGKISADGRTWISERVAAPGTAYTVRAKDSDGGSDQAVFTTAGAEKVNKLSLAPGKNTTVGIAQPLSVVFDHPVKNKAAVEKALKVSTSNDTEGSWGWLQDYSGKDRVDWRPKEYWKPGTKVTLAAQLNGIDTGTDGGWFVRDYTTTFTIGAAQVVKVDLDRHRLALHRDGKQVLDIPMSAGTPGGEKASWRGTAVLMSKEGTINMRSETVGLGDAYDKMVDYSMRLTWSGMYAHAAPWNAGYFGQANRSSGCVGMSDANASALYGQVRVGDPFEITGADAKGTVAEGNGYGAWNVSWADWQAKSALK, encoded by the coding sequence TTGAGTTCCGCACGCCCGTCACGTTCCGCACGCCCCGCACACCCGTCACGCTCCGCACGCCTGTCGCGGTCCGCGCGCCCCGGCATCCGACGTACCGTTCTGGCCGGTCCGGCGGCGCTCCTCGCCGCCGCGCTCACCGGCTGCTACGCCGGTGGCTCCACCTCGGCCGGGGCCGACCCCGATGTGGCGCCCGACACCAGCATCTCGGTGAACCTCAAGGGCAAGGCTGCGGCGCCGGGGCAGCCGGTGAAGGTGACCCTGGCGCACGGGAAGCTGAAGTCGGTGGCGGTGACGGCGGGCGAGAGCGGCGCGCTGGCCGGGAAGATATCCGCCGACGGCCGGACCTGGATATCCGAGCGGGTAGCCGCGCCGGGCACCGCGTACACGGTGCGGGCGAAGGACTCCGACGGCGGCAGTGACCAGGCAGTCTTCACCACCGCCGGGGCCGAGAAGGTCAACAAGCTGTCGCTCGCGCCCGGGAAGAACACGACCGTGGGCATCGCCCAGCCGCTGTCCGTCGTCTTCGACCACCCGGTGAAGAACAAGGCGGCCGTGGAGAAGGCCCTCAAGGTGTCCACCTCCAACGACACCGAGGGCTCCTGGGGCTGGCTCCAGGACTACTCGGGCAAGGACCGTGTCGACTGGCGCCCGAAGGAGTACTGGAAGCCCGGCACGAAGGTCACCCTGGCCGCGCAGCTGAACGGCATCGACACGGGTACGGACGGCGGCTGGTTCGTCCGCGACTACACGACGACGTTCACCATCGGCGCGGCCCAGGTCGTCAAGGTCGACCTCGACCGGCACCGCCTCGCCCTGCACCGGGACGGGAAGCAGGTCCTGGACATCCCGATGTCGGCGGGCACCCCGGGCGGTGAGAAGGCGTCCTGGCGGGGCACGGCGGTCCTGATGTCGAAGGAGGGCACGATCAACATGCGCTCCGAGACGGTGGGCCTCGGCGACGCCTACGACAAGATGGTCGACTACTCGATGCGGCTGACGTGGTCGGGGATGTACGCACACGCGGCCCCGTGGAACGCGGGCTATTTCGGCCAGGCCAACCGGAGTTCGGGCTGCGTCGGAATGAGCGACGCGAACGCCTCCGCGCTGTACGGACAGGTGCGGGTGGGCGATCCGTTCGAGATCACCGGCGCGGACGCCAAGGGCACCGTCGCCGAGGGCAACGGATACGGCGCGTGGAACGTGTCGTGGGCCGACTGGCAGGCCAAGAGCGCCCTGAAGTAA
- a CDS encoding glycoside hydrolase family 75 protein, producing the protein MRTRMLALTSAACGAALLAAAALPAAASDAETTAPEGSAVDATEVTAAELLAEVRSCTRISKGKYRTDSGSPKATVSVCGTQDAVFWKADMDIDCDGRKTKECNLKTDPYFLPETAFTSSRGEPLDSAALPHVVVPAPGKVWDYRKSGLSGGSVVAVVYGDLVRYGVIGDTGPRGIIGEASYAMARTLGIDPDPVSGGAESGVTYIAFKDSRISPIESRAKARSRGEELAREFVGRS; encoded by the coding sequence ATGCGCACCCGAATGCTCGCCCTGACCTCCGCCGCCTGCGGCGCCGCGCTGCTTGCGGCGGCGGCGCTGCCGGCGGCCGCCAGTGACGCGGAGACGACCGCCCCGGAGGGTTCGGCCGTGGACGCGACCGAGGTGACCGCCGCCGAGCTGCTGGCCGAGGTCCGCTCCTGTACGCGGATCTCGAAGGGCAAGTACCGCACGGACAGCGGCAGCCCCAAGGCCACTGTCTCCGTCTGCGGCACCCAGGACGCCGTGTTCTGGAAGGCGGACATGGACATCGACTGCGACGGCCGGAAGACCAAGGAGTGCAACCTGAAGACGGACCCCTACTTCCTGCCGGAGACCGCGTTCACGTCCTCCCGCGGCGAACCGCTGGACTCGGCCGCACTCCCCCATGTGGTGGTACCCGCCCCCGGCAAGGTGTGGGACTACCGGAAGTCGGGGCTCAGCGGCGGCAGCGTCGTCGCGGTCGTGTACGGGGACCTGGTGCGGTACGGCGTCATCGGGGACACCGGTCCCAGGGGCATCATCGGGGAGGCGTCGTACGCCATGGCCAGGACGCTGGGCATCGACCCCGACCCGGTGAGCGGAGGCGCCGAGTCAGGGGTCACGTACATCGCGTTCAAGGACTCCCGTATCTCCCCGATCGAGAGCCGTGCGAAGGCGCGGAGCCGGGGGGAGGAGCTGGCGAGGGAGTTCGTGGGGCGCTCCTGA